A region from the Selenomonadales bacterium genome encodes:
- the radA gene encoding DNA repair protein RadA, with protein MRDKIRFFCTACGHETLKWGGKCPGCGAWNSLVEQLVTKAESVRRRRGDDAEPIPLRNVKSENIGRIATGSRELDRVLGGGLVPGSAVLVGGDPGIGKSTLLLAVGNAIATHGRRVIYASGEESMEQLKLRAERLHAESGELYATPATDTAALIDQVQVLKGDVVVVDSIQTMSIAELATAAGSIGQVRESAARMIRFAKDSGVAVILVGHVTKDGAIAGPKLLEHMVDAVLYFEGDKHMSFRLLRAVKNRFGATSEVGVFSMHNSGLKDVDNPSELLLAERPADVVGSVVVPIIEGSRPMLIEMQALLAPTGYGTPRRTTAGVESNRVAMLLAVLERRVGLDISYQDSYVNAVGGIRVIDTAADLAVAVSLASSLRNTRVNRTLAVVGEIGLTGEVRGVGRIEGRITEAAKLGFKHIIIPKRNAAEAKSLALANIEVHPVETLAAALTTTWNL; from the coding sequence ACAGCCTGCGGGCACGAGACGCTGAAGTGGGGCGGCAAGTGCCCGGGCTGCGGCGCATGGAACTCCCTTGTGGAGCAATTAGTGACTAAAGCTGAGTCTGTGCGCCGCAGGCGCGGTGACGATGCAGAGCCGATACCTCTTCGCAACGTTAAGTCAGAGAACATCGGCCGCATAGCCACAGGCTCGCGCGAACTTGACCGCGTCTTAGGAGGAGGCTTGGTGCCGGGGTCGGCAGTCTTAGTGGGTGGCGACCCCGGCATCGGGAAATCCACGTTGCTTTTGGCCGTAGGGAATGCAATCGCCACCCACGGCCGACGCGTCATCTATGCTTCGGGCGAGGAGTCTATGGAGCAGCTAAAGCTCAGGGCCGAGCGCCTGCACGCTGAGTCTGGCGAACTGTATGCCACCCCCGCCACCGATACCGCAGCCCTTATTGACCAAGTGCAAGTCCTAAAGGGCGACGTGGTGGTGGTGGACTCCATTCAGACCATGAGCATCGCGGAGTTGGCGACGGCCGCGGGTAGCATCGGTCAGGTGCGGGAATCTGCGGCGCGCATGATCAGATTTGCCAAAGACAGCGGCGTAGCTGTCATCCTCGTCGGACACGTGACCAAAGATGGCGCTATCGCCGGGCCGAAGCTGCTTGAACACATGGTAGACGCCGTGCTCTACTTTGAAGGCGACAAACACATGAGCTTTCGCCTGCTGCGCGCGGTAAAGAACCGCTTTGGGGCGACAAGTGAAGTAGGCGTATTTTCGATGCACAACAGCGGGCTTAAGGATGTCGACAATCCTTCGGAGCTCCTTTTGGCGGAGCGTCCCGCAGATGTCGTCGGCTCGGTGGTAGTGCCGATTATCGAGGGCTCGCGCCCTATGTTAATCGAAATGCAGGCGCTCTTGGCACCTACAGGCTATGGTACGCCGCGGCGCACTACGGCAGGTGTGGAGAGCAACCGCGTAGCCATGCTCCTTGCGGTACTTGAGCGTCGCGTCGGCCTGGACATATCGTATCAGGACAGCTACGTAAATGCGGTAGGTGGCATACGCGTCATCGACACGGCGGCCGATTTGGCCGTTGCCGTGAGCCTAGCCTCAAGTTTGCGCAACACGCGCGTCAACCGCACCCTAGCCGTAGTTGGGGAAATAGGCTTAACCGGCGAAGTGCGCGGCGTCGGCCGCATTGAGGGGCGGATAACGGAGGCGGCAAAGCTAGGCTTTAAGCACATTATTATCCCCAAGCGAAACGCAGCGGAAGCCAAATCGCTAGCTCTAGCTAACATAGAAGTGCATCCTGTGGAAACACTGGCGGCAGCCCTTACCACTACCTGGAACTTGTAG